In Metopolophium dirhodum isolate CAU chromosome 7, ASM1992520v1, whole genome shotgun sequence, one genomic interval encodes:
- the LOC132949112 gene encoding zinc finger MYM-type protein 1-like encodes MNSREGKFRAILKYRAKGDEHVRNMLEDGGKRNKYTSPIIQNQIIEACNKIILKKIVDRVNSSKCFSILADETTDVATNEQLSLSARYVDDNDILHEDFLQFFEINSLTGSNLALSILNGLNSCGIECDYLYGQGYDGASNMAGKFNGVQAVIRAAHPKALYVHCAAHSFNLAICTSSNIQSVRNCLGIVERLYVFFNTPKKKNALINEIEKSDSIPNSNARTLKRQCATRWVQKYESLNDFVELLPFVVKTLETIYSTWGVPSSIDANVLLKSVLDSEFLVSLYVTKVHF; translated from the exons ATGAACTCTAGGGAGGGTAAATTTCGTGCTATTTTAAAGTATAGAGCGAAAGGAGATGAACATGTAAGAAACATGTTAGAAGATGGTggtaaaagaaataaatataccaGTCCTATAATccaaaatcaaataattgaggcttgtaataaaattatacttaaaaagaTAGTTGATAGAGTAAATTCATCTAAATGTTTCTCTATATTGGCCGACGAAACTACAGATGTAGCCACTAATGAACAACTATCTTTAAGTGCACGTTATGTGGATGATAATGATATTTTGCACGaagattttcttcaattttttgaaatcaaTAGTTTGACTGGATCAAATTTAGCTTTGTCTATATTGAATG gtTTAAATAGCTGTGGTATTGAGTGTGACTACTTGTATGGCCAAGGCTATGATGGAGCCAGTAATATGGCAGGGAAATTTAATGGGGTCCAAGCTGTGATTAGAGCTGCACATCCAAAAGCACTTTACGTGCATTGTGCAGCACATTCATTTAATTTAGCCATATGTACATCAAGTAACATACAATCTGTTAGAAATTGCTTAGGAATAGTTGAGCGACTGTATGTGTTTTTTAACACACCTAAAAAGAAAAATGCATTGAtcaatgaaattgaaaaaagcGACTCCATACCTAATTCAAATGCTAGGACCCTTAAAAGACAATGCGCAACAAGATGGGTTCAAAAATATGAGTCATTAAATGACTTTGTTGAGTTATTACCATTTGTAGTAAAAACACTGGAAACAATTTATTCTACGTGGGGTGTGCCATCTTCTATTGATgctaatgttttattaaaaagtgtATTGGATTCTGAGTTTCTGGTTTCTTTATATGTTACaaaggtacatttttaa